The genome window acatcaaatcCATCAGCAGCTCCgcatggtgaggtcagcgcttaAAGAGAGTTCGAAACCCGCGTGCTCACCgcaaacattcaaacacaccgAATATTGACCAACCTTACATGGCACAGCTTCCCCCCGGttcaccttgcatttatatagtggctgTGTCGTAGTAAAACGTCCCCAAGAAGCTTCACAGCAACGTTAATCAGACAACATTTGACATGGAGACCCGAAAGGAAATATCAGGGAGGGTGATCAAAAGCTCAGTCAAAAAGGctggagagtcttaaaggaggagagagagagagcacatgaacaagagagagacagagagaggtggagagggttagggacagaattcaacaactttaggccccaggcaactgaaggcacggccacaatggtggagcgatgggaatcggggaatggttacaaggctggaattggaggagcacagagatctcggagggttataggggctggaggaggttacagggatagggagggttgtacggactGGAGTGGGGTaaaagagatagtgagggttgtaaggtctagaggggtttacagagatagggaggctttaggggctgaaggaggttacagagatagggagggttgtaggggttggagaagcttacagtgatagggagggctgtaggtgctggaggaatttacagagataggcagtgttgtagggactggaggaggttacagatatagggagggttgtagaggctggtggaggttacggagataaagagggttgtaggttctggaggacgTTAAGTACATGGTTCAGGAGGAAgggccattcggtccatcctgTGCATGCTGGCTCTCGCAGGGAGCAATCCAGTTGAGCCCCGCTCTTACCGCCTTTACCCCAgctcccctcccccccgtgataggcaggggggggggggggtctctctgGGCTGTCTCGTATTGTCCAAGGGCCCGTACCTGGCAAGAATCCATCCCGCCACCCAGATAACCGACGCACATCATGTTGTTGGTGATCAACCCAGGGTAGGAACCTTCACAAGCGGCATTGCTGAGAACCGGCGCATCCAGGCACTGCAGCCGGTCCCTGCTGACCACTAAATCAAAACAAAGGTTAGAGGTTAGAGGGCGCACTAGCTTATCCACACCTACGTGGGGGTCAAAACATTCGATGCTGCACATTCCCACTTCCAACGAATGACCGCGCATTTCCAAAACAACCTCAGACCTTCTCACAACACCTCACAGCCAGTGACGCACTTTTCAAAGTCTTGGATTGCAGGAGACAGAGCAGctggtttgtgcacagcaagatcccgcaaaccGCAAAGAGATAATTACTTGAAGATCTGTTtcggtgttggtggtggtggtggggggttgggggttgggggggtgggggatgcccATTGGTCCAGGTCACAGGGcgcagctccctccctctcttctccaaAATGTAGGGGCTGGGACATCTTTCACACCGGCCTGAGAAGACCAGGCGAGGGACTGGGCAAGGAAGCGTCTCACCTGAAAAAGACAGCACCGCTgggtgtgcagcactcccttggtgcgGACACCAGGAGGGCTCAGCTTTCTGGAGTGAAGGTTCAAACCCAAGTTCCCCCGGTTCCAAGCAGAGGGTCCTTCGCACTGGGTGACACAACACTTAGCGGCTGCCTGAGATCCATAGGGGAAAGCTTCATAGTCTTATCTCAGGGTCAGAGCGTCACAGCTGCCAACCCTCAATGCATCGTAATCTCTGCTCACATTTCAGGGTGATGCGGGggctgggtgtgggtgggggtgagtgtgcagGAGGCGGGGGGCTGGGTAGGGGGAGGGTTCAGGAGGCGGGGGTGGAGGGGCACCGTACTATGACTGGTCAGCACCTTCCACAAGGCTCTAAACCGAGACCTTCTGCCATGAGCTCGGCTGGATGTGGAAGGACCTGTGGGATGGTTGAGGGAGAGCAGGGTGCCCTCGCTGGACCATCAttagcacccaccacccccaccccagctcaccCCACAccaatcccaccaccccaccccacctcaccccacacccacctcaccacaccacCCCAACACGACTGAGAGCAGGTCGACCAGCCGTGACTCTCAGCGCTATTTGTGGGATCATTCTGTGCACAGCCAAGCACAGAAGCTGCGGCATTTAGCTGGAGGTCGACATGCGCTgggtgtcagggtaatgggtcgGGTGAAGGGACGAGGCGCTCGAGAGAGACGGGAGTTTGCGCTACATCAACAGGAAGAGACGCCGGCCGCATTCAAGGTGAGGAACGTTCTTTGCTGATAAATGTTGGCCTGTTTACTGAAGACCCTGTGGGATTATTGCTCTCGGTACAGCTCAGCGTAAGAGCTTCATCTTCCGGCCCATTGCTAAACCCtgacctccctcccacacacccccagcgaGCACTCGCAGAGACTCTGGTCGAGTcagctccctctctgccccttacCGTGGGACTCGGTGTCTCCCCAGCCGGATACCAGGCAATATTCCCCGGTAGAGGCACAGCTTCTCGGCAGTGCGATGGTCCCCACGTTGCTGTTGAGTGCGGCAGGTTTTGACAGTTTGATCAGCATGATGTCGTTGTCCAGGGTGCGATAGTTAAACCCGGGGTGTCTGATGACTCTGGCGGCTCTAATGAATTGCTCGGTGCCCTCTCTGGCCGTGATGTCGTGCTCCCCCAGACGCACCTGGATACCACTAGGAATAAGATAGAGAACCAGCTTAGAGCGTGACTGTGCTTGACCGGTGGCCAACTTGCTTCAGCCCATTGGCGCGCAGCGCTAACTCGCCTGTTCCCTGTCAGCTTCCTGGGCTTGGAATGACAGTAAAGGGAATGCTAGTCTGTTTTCCACAGGGCAATGATAAGGGCTCGTGACCACTTGGGAAGACAGGAAGAGAGGCCTCTTGGGCCCATCCTCCATTTTTGTTGCCAATGGTAAATGTTAAGTCCCAGTTCACAGCCCTTTCTGAATATCCCTCAGTCCCTTAACTCCCAATTCAGTGTCAATACGTCCAACAGTTTATCATCTGAAGGTCTTCGGGGTGGAGGGGTATTTGTGTGTGGGTCTCATAATTCCACTCCACTACTGTTTAGAGAAAAAGTTATTTTCTTTCCCCCTGTATTCCTGAATCGCACACAGGAGCCAGCAAAATATGAGGCTGCTCGAGAGGCCACAaatggaggagggtacagaggcagggagggttgtagaggctcgAGGATGTTcctgaggtagggagggttgtagggactggaggaggttacagaggtagggagggttatagggtaTGGAGAGGGGTACGTACGGAGCGGGCAAGTGATCATGTAAtggtttgaaagcaaggatgagaattttagagtCAATGAGTTGCAGACTGGGAGCCAACAGTAATCAGCGAGCAACAGAGGCTGATGAGGGAACAGGAGTTGCTATGAGCTTAGGTATGGGGCAGTGAGGTTTCGGAGACCAGAACTAGGCGCTGTGTTATGGATACAGTCTCCGcaaagccttgtacaattgcCGCAAGTCCTGTTTTTTCCTGTacttcaatccccttgcaataaaggacaacatgtTGTTTGCTTTCTTTGTGCTCCTTGAACAGTGGGATCTTGCCTCTTTCAACATCAACATTTCTACGTTTCAAGATATTCGTCTTTTCTAAATTCGCTTATCAAAGTGAAGAACCTCACACTTCCGCACATTATATTTCAGCTATTGTTATTCCGTTGTGCAGTGTGTCTTTTCGAGAACGCTTTCATTGAATCAGAATTTACCACAGAAACTGGTCATTTGGACCAACTGCGCTGTGCCACTGTTTTACACTCCACTCGAGCCGCTCGTACACCCTCATCCCTCTAACAGCCTTCAAGATCACGGAGGCTGGCCTACAGCGTGCTGGAGTAGTCGAGCTCGaggtggatgagggtttca of Carcharodon carcharias isolate sCarCar2 chromosome 29, sCarCar2.pri, whole genome shotgun sequence contains these proteins:
- the LOC121270975 gene encoding trypsin-like, with the protein product MKILLLAVSLGFAAAAPRDDDKIVGGYECVKHSVPWIVSLNVGRHMCGGSLIHPEWVVSAAHCYRGGIQVRLGEHDITAREGTEQFIRAARVIRHPGFNYRTLDNDIMLIKLSKPAALNSNVGTIALPRSCASTGEYCLVSGWGDTESHVVSRDRLQCLDAPVLSNAACEGSYPGLITNNMMCVGYLGGGMDSCQGDSGGPVVCNGVLQGIVSWGYGCADRGYPGVYTKVCNYMSWIQDTITAN